In the genome of Candida dubliniensis CD36 chromosome 3, complete sequence, the window ACCATCAGAACTAGAAAGGTTATTTCCAACCCATTATTGGCCAGAAGACAATTTGTCATTGATGTTTTACACCCAAACAGAGCCAACGTCTCCAAGGATGAATTAAGAGAAAAATTAGCTGAAATCTACAAGGCCGAAAAAGATGCCGTCTCTGTCTTTGGTTTCAGAACCCAATTTGGTGGTGGCAAGTCCACTGGTTTCGGTTTGATCTACCAATCC includes:
- a CDS encoding 40S ribosomal protein S24 (Similar to S. cerevisiae RPS24A/RPS24B), with protein sequence MSDAVTIRTRKVISNPLLARRQFVIDVLHPNRANVSKDELREKLAEIYKAEKDAVSVFGFRTQFGGGKSTGFGLIYQSVADAKRFEPAYRLVRYGLAEKVEKASRQQRKQKKNRDKKIFGTQRRAQKRAARRNAD